The genomic window CTCCTCTCGCGCGATGTCGCGGAGCGGGTGGGTGAACCGGCTGCCCTGGCGCCGGCCATCGCCTTCCTGCTGGCTGCCCCGGTCCCGGCGGGCCCGCCGCGCGCGCCATCACCGCGTCCGGGCGTCGATGATTTTTCACGCGACGCCGCGCCACGCCCGGGCGAAGCGCCTTCCTCCGCGCCGCCCCCGCGCCCGGGGCCCGAATGGCTCGGCCTGACGCCTCATGCCTGGCTCTACCTGCTCTGGCGCGATGCGCTCGACCTCGGCGCCCTGGATCTCGCCGCCGTCATGGCGGGCGATGCGGCAAAAGGTGCGGCGGCGCTGGCGCGTGCCCTGGCGGGGACAGGGCGGGCCGATCCGGCGGGTGATGCGGCCCTGGCGCCGCTGGGCCTGTCTTCGGGACTGGTTCCGCCATCCTGCTGCCCGGCCGCCGAGGTACTGTCACGGCTTTCCGCGCAGGCCTGGCCTCCAGCCCGGACGGAAGCCACCTTGCTGCTCCCCCTCGGCCAAGGGTGGCTTCTGGCGAATGCCGCGACAGGCGCGTGGCTCCACTGTGGTGATGGCTCCGCGCCGGACCCGGAAAGCTTCGGCTTTCCCGTGCTGGCGGGCGGCCTCTGGCATCCCGCACCTCCTGACAGCCCGCCACCCCTGGCGCGCCAGCCCGACCGCCCGGCGCGGGACGCTGTGGCGTTGACCCCGCCAGGTGCGCCGGATGCCGGTTCCGGCCTCGCCTGGGCGGCCCTGGCCCAGGCGGTGCTGCGCCGCTTCGCGCGTCGCCTGCCGGGCTTTGGCCATGCCGGGCCGGACTGGTTGCGCGCCAATCTGCTGGGCCCCGGTGCCCTGCGGCGGGGGCATCCGCCCGGAGAGCCGCCCTGGCTGGAGGTGGTGCTGGACCCGCCGCCGCTGGCGCTGCTGCTGCGCATGGGAGGGCTGCTGCCGGCCAGCTACCGGCTGCCGGACGGGACGCGGGTCGATCTGCTGCTGGCGGCGGGCTGAGCCATGGCCACCGCGCCCCTGGCCGACCTGCTGGACCATCTGGCGCTGCTGCGGCTGCGGCTGGCGCGTCAGGTCGCGCTGCTGCGCGCGACCGGCCGCTTCAACGAGGACCCCTTCCGTGGCCTCTATATCGGGGAGGCGGAAGCCGATGCCGCATCGGAGGATGTCCCGCCTCAGGGAAGCTGGGCGGACCGCGCCGCCATCCTGGCCGAGCGCATCGCCACGCGCGACCTGCTGCTGCGCCAGCGCGCCGGTGCCGAGCCGGGCCTGCCGATCCCCTGCCTGACGCGGCACTTCGGCCTCGGCCGCCCGGGCGCGGAGTGCCTGGTGGCGGCGGCCGGCGCCCTGCTCGACCCACGCCTGCCGGTGCTGCTGGCTTATGCGCAGAACGACGCCGCCGCCCGCCAGCCGACGCTGGGCCTGATGCTGGAACTGCTGGCACCGGAGCCGGCTGCGCGCGTGGCGCTGTTCCGGCTCCTGCAGCCTGACGGCGTGCTGCTGTCGCAGCGGCTGCTGGCACCACCGCCCGCCGAATTCATGGCCTCGCCGCGCCCCACCATGCCGTTGCTGCCCGACGCGGCGCTGATGGGCCTGCTGCTGGGGGAGGCGGATACCGCGCTAGGGGGTGCGCTGGCGCCATTGCCCGCCGTTCCACCGGGGAGCGATGGCGGGCTGGCGGCGATGCTGGCCCGGCAATGCGATCCCCTGCGCGGGCAGGCGTCGCTGGTCCTGCTGACGGGGCCGGGGGGCGACCTTGGCCAGGCCGCGCTGGCCGCCGCCGAGGCCGCCCGGCAGGGTGCCGGCCTCCTGGCCCTCGACCCATCGCACCCTGCCGGAGCGGGGCTGGAGGATGCGGCCTTCGCTGCGCTTTGCGGTCGTGCCCTGCGGCTGGTGGATGCCGCGCTCCTCCTGCCGGCCGCCGACCTGCCTCCGGCCCGATTGCATGCGCTGCTGCGCGCCACAGCGCGGCCGGGGCGGCCGGTCTTCTGTGCCGGGCCCGTTCCCGATGCCTGCCTGCCAGCCGGCCTGGAGGTCGTGGAGATCGACATGCCGGCGGCGGACGAGGCCCGCCGCGCCGGCTGGTGGCAGGCCGCGCTGGTGCCGGAGGGCGCGGCGGAGCTTGGCGTCGCCCTCGCGCGGCAGACGCGCCTCGGACCCCTTGGCATCGCCGCGGCTGTCGCCCGCGCGCGGCGCCTGGCCCCGCCCGGCGAATGGCCGCCGGCGACGCCCGAGCCACTGGCGCAAGCCGCGCGCAGCGGGGCCGGCGCGGCGCTGGCCCGCCTGGCGCAGCCTGTTCTCGGCCAGCAGCCATGGGAGGATCTGGTGCTGCCGCCTGAGCCGATGGAGGAGCTGGAACTTCTGCTGGCGGCCGCGAGCCAGGGCGCGCGCCTAGCGGACTGGGGCTTCGGCCGGCGGCAGGCGGCGCTGGTGGCGCTCTTCGCCGGGCCAAGCGGCACCGGCAAGACCATGGCCGCCGGACTGGTCGCCCGCCGCGCGGGGCTGCCCTTGCACCGCATCGATCTTTCCGCCGTTGTCAGCAAATACATTGGCGAGACCGAGAAGCAACTGGATCAGGTGCTGCGGGAGGCCGAGGCCATCGGGGCCGCGCTGCTCTTCGACGAGGCCGACGCGCTTTTCGGCAAGCGCACGGAGGTGCGAGACGCGCACGACCGCTACGCCAATCAGGAAGTCGCCTTTCTGTTGCAGCGGATCGAGTGTTTCGACGGCCTGGTGATCCTGACCACCAATCTCGGCGGGCATGTCGATCCCGCCTTCCTGCGCCGCATTGGCCATGTGGTGCGCTTTCCCATGCCGGATGAGGCGATGCGCCTGGAACTCTGGCGTCGCGCCTTCCCGCCGGCGGCGCCGCTGGCGCCTGGGCTGGACCTGGCGGTGCTGGCGCGCGGCTTCGATCTGGCGGGGGGCAATATCCGCAACGCCGCGCTGGGCGCGGCGCAGCGCGCGGCGGTGGAGGGCCGTGCCATCGGCATGGCGGACGCGCTGCGTGCCGTGACGCGGGAGATGCGGAAGCTCGGCCGGGTGCCGAGCCGCGTCGGCCTGGCCGGCCAGGCCGCCTGAGGGGCGGGCCATGAGCCAGACCCTCGGCAGGACCGCCACACACCAGCCGGCGGGCAGCCCACCCGCCCGCGCCCCGCCTGTGCCCGAGGAGGCCCGGCACGGGCCGCTCTGGGCACAGGAGGAGCGGGAGCCGCCCGCCAGCCGCGCGGTGCTGGAGCGGGCGCAGGCCCTGGCCGGGAACCAGGCCATCGCCGGTCGGCGGGCCGAAGCCCTGGACGCAGCCCCCGCCCCCGTGCCGGAGGAGGGGGAGGCACCGGCCATCGCCGTGGATAGCGAGGCCACGGCGCCCGAAGCCCCGCAGCCCGTGACCGCGCCCGGCGCCACGACCGCGCCCGCACCGGGGCCTGAAGTGCCGGAGCCGGCACACGGCCCCCTCTGGGCCGCGCGCCCCATGCCCGCGGCGGGCGGTGCGGTGCCGCGCGATGCCGCCGCCCTGCGAGCCGCCGCCGCGGCAGGAGCCGCCGCGCTGCCCATGCCGGCCTTCTCGGCCGAAGCGGCCGTCGCGCCCATCCAGTCCGCCGGCCGGACCATTGAGGCGCGGGGCCAGGCGCGGATCGGCGCCGCGCGCGTGGCGCCGCGCCATCTGGTCCGTGGCGCCCGCCAGCCCGCGCCGCCGCCGCGCGAGGACCCCGGCCCAATCCCCGCGCAGATGGAGGCGCTGCAGGCCAAGGCGCGGCGGGAGCTGCCGCCCGCCGCCCTGCCGGAGGTGCAGGCCAGCCCGGAAGGCACCATGCCCAATCTCGGCGGGCCGGTGCTGACCGAGGAGGAACTGCGGCTGGTGCGGCTGGGCGATGTCGCCATCGATGCGCGCGGGTTGAGCGCGGAGGAGGCCACCCGGCTCAAGACCATCCGCCAGCAGCTCAGCCAGGGCGCCGTCGCCTCCATGCCGCCGCCTGCTACCTCCAGCGTCGCCAGCCCCGCGCTGACCTCGGCGCCGGTGCTGGACGAGCCGGTGACGGGGGAGGCGCTGACGCCGGAGCAGCGCGCGCTCTTCGCCCAGGTGGTCGGGCAGGTGGCCGGGGAGGCCGAGGCGGAGGCCGCCGAGGTGCTGGCCACCGTGCGGCAGACCCATGCGGCCTTTCCCGGTGGCGCCCTGGAACAGGCCTGGCTGGCGAGCGAGGGCGTGCTGCGGGATGACGACCTGAAGCCCACCGTCCTGGCGGCTGTGCGGGGCGAGGCGCGGCTGCTGGCGGAAAGCCTGGGCATGGCGCAGATGGAGGTGGAAGGCGCCATCGTGGCGCGGCGCGATGCGCTGAAGGAGCAGCGCGATGGCGTCTGCATGGCTACGGCCGCCGCCGTCAGCGACGCGCGCAGCGCGGCCTCCGCCGCCGCGCTCGGCCTCCGTGCCCAGGCCGGCGCCAGCGCCGATGCGGCGCGCGAGGCCGCCATGCGGGACCGGCGCGGCAGCCGGCGCGGGCGGCCCACGGCGCGGGAGCGGGTGGAGCGCAGCGTCACCGCCATCCGCGACAAGGTGGTGGAAGCCGAGGCGCGCTTCGACGCGCAGCTCCGCAACCGGCAGCGCGCCATCAACGAGGCGGTACGGCGCCAGGGCAATGCCTACCGCATGGCGCAGACGCGGGACGAGCTGGCGCTGGAGCCGCTCGGCCTGGCGGCTATGGGGCGCCGGGCCATGGTGCGCCGCTGGGCGGATGGGGCGGCGACCGCGTTGAACCGGACACGGGACAGCCTGAATACCGCCGCGGGCACCGCCGTCGCCGGCTTCAAGACGGAGCTGGAGGCGGCGGGGCGCGACGCCTTCGCGGCGTTGCGCGACTGGGGATCCCGCCAGTCCGGCGCGACCGAGACCTGGTGGACCGAACTCGACCAGCAGCTGAACACCTGGGCCACCGACGCCACGGCGCAGACCACCGCCTGGCAGGGCGCGCAGGCGCAGGCCTCCCGCGTCGCCCTGGCGCAGGATCTGGCCGCGGTGCAGCGCATCGTGGCCCTGCAGGAGGCCGGGCAACGGGATGCCGCGCGCGAATACCGCGCCTCGCTGGGCCGCGAGAGCCAGGCGGTGGTGAACGGCATCCTGGGTGCCGGCGGCGTGGTCGATCTGGTGGCGGGACTGACGGCGGGCCTGCGTGAGAGGGTGCGCGCCGCGCAGCAGCCGGTGCTGGAGCCGCTGCTGGAAGACAAGGTGATGGCGCTGCCGGACAAGGCGGAGTCCATGGCGGTCATCACCATGCTGCTGCAAGCCTCCCAGCCCGAGTTCGATCTCAACAAGGCAGCGACCGACATCCATGATTCCGTCACGCGCTGGCGCGGCACCGACGAGGCGAAGATCTTCGCCGCCTTGCAGAACCTCTCGCCGCTGGCCGTCAAGGCGCTGCGCATCCAGTATCGCGCATCCTATGGCGACAGCCTGGATGACGACCTGCGCGGCGACCTCAACGACGAGGAGATGGCGACCGCCAACCGGCTGCTGGAAGGCAACCGCAACCGCGCGGCGGTGATCGCGGGTGCGGTCGGAAGCCTCTATTCCGCCATCACCGGCCTCGGCACGGATACCGAGGAAGCCAAGGAACTGCTGCGCCGGATGGACCCGCAGCTGCGGACCGAGGTGCTGGCGGAATACGAGCGCATCCATGGCGAGAGTTTCGCGACCGCCATACGCGGCGAGTGGATCAGCAATACCGACCAGGAATCCGTGGCCGCCCTGACCGAGGGCGACCTGCGCAGGTCGGATGCCATCGAGCTGGGCGGCGCCATGTCCAGCTACACCACCGGCGGCGACCCGGAGATGGGAGGTGGCGAGACGCAGTATTCCTTCGACCGCGGCACCGCCATGACGACCTATGCCCGCATCCGCCGGGAGGTCGAGGAGGAAGCCAGGCGGCATGGCGAATGGACCACCGCGGATATTGAGGCGGAGATCGCCCTGCGGAACAACGAGGTCGAGGGCGCCTTCAATACCCAGTTCGCCAATGCGCCCTGGGCGAAGGATGCGCAGGGAACCGCGCTGCACGCCGCTTTCCAGCAGGCCGGCGGTGCCTCCACCGATCTGCTCGGCGCCATCGCGCGCAACGACCTGGCCGCCGCCGATGTCGCCAGACTGCGGCTGGAGGATCAGGGCGTCTATGCCTCCGATGCCGCGATCAACGGCGTCTTCCGCGACCAGGCCAGCCGCAGCCGCGCGGAGTTGCAGCGCGACCTCGGGCCGGTGCTCGCCGCCCGCACCGCCGACCGGCTGGAGGAGGAGGACAGGACCACCCACCGCACCGCCGAGGAGCGCTTCAACCGCCGCCTGGAACTGGAGCGCGAGGGCGAGCGGGAGATGGCCCGGCTGGCGGATGAGCGCACCCGCGCCCGCATGCAGGCGCTCGGGGTGAACTACCAGGCCGCCAGCGGCCGCAGCCTCTCCGCCATGATCGAGGACAATATGAGCGGCGTGGCGCGGAAGGAGGCGCTCGCCCGCGTGGCGCAGGATGGCGTGCTGACGCCGTACCAGCGCCTGCGCTTCGCCATCGAGGGTGTCGGCACCGATATGCCGGAACTGCGCGGAACGCTGTCCGGCATGACCAGCGAGGAGCTGGAGGAAGCCGACCGGCAATGGAAGGACGAGCATGGCGGCGAGAGCCTGATCAGCGCCATCGAGGGCGATACCAGCGGCCGCGAGCAGGACGACCTGGTGGACATGGCCACCCATGGCAGGCCGATGACCGCCCAGGAGATGGTGGACCAGGCCCGCCGCCGCTACGACCGCGACCGCGGGGACGAGACCTTCATCGGCTCCGGCCTCACGGGGTCCGAAAGCGCCGCCGCGAAGCGGGAGCTGGAGATGCTGGAGGGCAGCCTGGCGCGGATGCGCGACCCCCGGCTCTCGGCCGCCCAGCAGCGCGCGGTCGGTGCCGCCTTCGAGATCCGCGTCGACCGCACCCTGGCGGCGATCGAGGTGCAGCGCGCGGCGGTGGATTCGCTGGCCGACACCCTCTCCACCATTGCCGCCGTGGTGGCCGCCGTCGTGGTGGGCGCGCTGCTCTCGCCTTTCACCGGCGGCGGCTCTGCGGTGGTGGCGGCGGCGGTGATCGCCTCGCTGACCGCGACCGCCGCCTCGATGCTGACCAAGGCGCTGGTGAAGGGCGGTGCCTATGGCACCGAGGAGATCGGCACCGACCTCGCTATCGGCGCGGTGGATGCGGTGGTCTCGGCGGTGACGGCGGGGCTGGGCCATGCGCTGCTCGGCAGGCTGGCCAAGGGCATCACGCCGGTCGGCCGGTCCAGCCTGTTCCAGGGTCTCTCCCGCATGGGGCGCCTGGGCGCGATGGCGGCGCGGGGCCAGGCGCGCATCGCCTCCACCCTCGGGCGCTTCGGTACCGCCGGGCCGCTGGCCCGCGCGCTGGAGGGGCGGGCGATGCTGGCGGGCCTGGCCGCCGAGACCCGGCCTCTGTACCAGCGCCTGGCGGCCCAGGGTGCGGCGCAGCTGATCGAGCAGGGCGTGCAGGCGCTGCCCAGCTCCTTTGCCGGCGCCATGCTGGACGAGCGCGTCTGGCGCCAGCCCGGCGGGCCGATGCAGGTGCTGCAGGGCACCTTGCAGGGCACCTTGCAAAGCGTGGCGAGCGGCATGGGCTTCGCCGCCGCGCATCACGTCGCCTCCCACGGCTTCGGCATGGTGACAGGCGCCTTCCGCAACCAGCCAGTGGCCGAGCCGCATCTGCGGAGCGACGACGTGCTGGCGCATATGGGCCGGCCGGAGGACCGGCTGGCGGATTTCCGCCGCTGGCGGGAGGCCAATCCGCAGGGTTCGATGCGGGACTTCTATGCCGCGCGGCTGGCCGATGCCATCGCCGCCAGCGGCGCCGACGCCGCCCAGCGCCAGCGCGTGCGGGAGGCGCGCCGGGCCCTGCTCTCCGGGGAAGTGGAAGGTCAGCCGCTCTCCGGCCGTGAGCGCGGCGGCTTCGCCGATGTGCCGATCCTGCCGCTGGGGGAGGCGGAGTTCCGCCGCCTGGGCGGTACCGGCGACGCAGCCCTGGTGGTGCGCGACGGCCAGGCGGTGATCCTGCTGCGCGACGGCGCGCCGCCCTCCGCCGTGCGGCCCCTGCTGAGCGAGTTGCGCGGCCGCGTCTATGCCGATGCCGGCGGCATGACGCTGGAGGCTGCCCTGCCGCGCCGCCTGCGCGACGCCGTGCCGGTACGCCGGGGCGCCGGCCTGCATGGCGACGAGGTGCGCGTCGTGCTGATCCCGCCCGAGGGCGGGCCGCTTCAGCGCGTGGAGCTGCATGTCGGGCCGGAGGCGCGGCCGGTCGATGTCGCGCTGCATGCCGGTGAGCTGGACCGGGTGCGGGGCTGGATGGGGCGCATGGGCGAGGCGCGGCAGGCCCTGGCCGGCTTTGGCCAGCGGCTGGGCCTGGATATCGTCACGCCGCATGACCGCGCGCGCTTCGAGGCCGCCGGCGAGGTGCGGAAGCTGACGCCCATCATTGAGGAGCGGATGCGCCGCTACATGCTGGCCGGCGATGCGCGCGGCCACGCCGCGATCGAGCTGGAGATCCGCCACCTGATGGCCCAGCAGGAAGCCGCGCGGCGCATCCTGACCGGGGAGGTGGTGGCGACGCCGCAGGGCTATGTCGCAGCCAGATCCACCAAGCCCAAGCCCGGCGCGGCGGCGCCCCCGCCGCTCTCGGCGGAGATGCAGGCGCATCTGCAGGCGAATGCCGCTGCCCTGGCCCTGGAGAACCGGCTCGCCGCCTTCGCCCGCTCCCGCGAGATCACGATGAGGGACCGCAGCAACGCGCTGACCGGGATCGACCTCGAGCTGCGCAGGCTGCCGCCGCATCTGCAGCGATGGAAGGGGGAGCTGCTGGCGCATTTCGGCGGCCCCG from Roseomonas marmotae includes these protein-coding regions:
- a CDS encoding ATP-binding protein, producing MATAPLADLLDHLALLRLRLARQVALLRATGRFNEDPFRGLYIGEAEADAASEDVPPQGSWADRAAILAERIATRDLLLRQRAGAEPGLPIPCLTRHFGLGRPGAECLVAAAGALLDPRLPVLLAYAQNDAAARQPTLGLMLELLAPEPAARVALFRLLQPDGVLLSQRLLAPPPAEFMASPRPTMPLLPDAALMGLLLGEADTALGGALAPLPAVPPGSDGGLAAMLARQCDPLRGQASLVLLTGPGGDLGQAALAAAEAARQGAGLLALDPSHPAGAGLEDAAFAALCGRALRLVDAALLLPAADLPPARLHALLRATARPGRPVFCAGPVPDACLPAGLEVVEIDMPAADEARRAGWWQAALVPEGAAELGVALARQTRLGPLGIAAAVARARRLAPPGEWPPATPEPLAQAARSGAGAALARLAQPVLGQQPWEDLVLPPEPMEELELLLAAASQGARLADWGFGRRQAALVALFAGPSGTGKTMAAGLVARRAGLPLHRIDLSAVVSKYIGETEKQLDQVLREAEAIGAALLFDEADALFGKRTEVRDAHDRYANQEVAFLLQRIECFDGLVILTTNLGGHVDPAFLRRIGHVVRFPMPDEAMRLELWRRAFPPAAPLAPGLDLAVLARGFDLAGGNIRNAALGAAQRAAVEGRAIGMADALRAVTREMRKLGRVPSRVGLAGQAA